The following nucleotide sequence is from Bacillus horti.
GCTTCTAGTGATGCAGGGTCAGCTACCAACTGCTTTGTTTTGTGTGAATGACGAAGTGGCCATTGGGGTCATCCAAGCCTTTGATGAGCTTGGTGTAAGAATTCCGGATGATGTTTCCATCGTGGGATTTGATAATATTGAAATCTCTCAATATGTCACCCCATCATTGACAACTGTAAATCAATCGAAATATGAAATGGGTCAGCTAGCTGCACATCTAGTTTTCCAAGCTTTGCAAGGCGATGTTCCCAAAAAAGAGTATATCCTGCCTACCAATTTAGTTCTTCGAAAATCAACAGTAGAGAAAAGATAGATAGGAGCTTTTGCTTAGAGAAACACATGCAGTTAACCGAGAAGGGAGCTTAGAAGAATGAGAAAATGGATGACGTTTACATCGATCCTACTGTTAGCTGTTATTGTAGCAATAGCAGGATGTTCCTCAAATGAAGCTGGTCAAGATCAAAATGATCAAACGGAAAATAATAGTCCAGAGAATGGTACTGGAAATGAAAGCAATGACCAGGTGACTATTACGTTAGCTAGCTGGGCTGGAGAGGTTGAGCAAAAACGAATTGAAGCGTTTGAGGAGCAATTTCCTCATATTAAAGTAGAGGTTGATGAATCGATTACATGGCCGTGGGATGAAAGCCTAGCAGCCGCTGCGGCAGCAGGGACTCTACCCGATGTGATTTGGCTATCGAATGCACCACCAGCCTATCAGCACGATTGGGCTGCGGATTTGACACCATTTTTAGATGCAGATCCTGATTATAATCCAGAGTTAATTTACGGGAACCTAGCAGAGTCCACCAATTATAATGGCAAGCAAATTGCTTTACCACATGGATTGTATGTACACGGGGTACTTATTAACCTCGATCTATTTGAAAGAGAAAATCAAACGGTTCCAGAGTCAGATTGGACATTATCACAGGCAAGAGAGCTTGCTCGAAATATGACACGTGCTAATGAAGGACAATTTGGCTTAGGTGGCACACTTGGCATCCGAGATACTCTTATCCCTCAATTTGATGCCTCTCAGGGCTGGGCTACCTTTGATGGAGAGAGCTTTAACTTTAATTCACAAGCGTTCGTTGATGCGGTGAATACGGTAAGTGATATTGTCAGAAGTGAACGAGTGGATGTGAACAGTCTTTCTGATGATGAAAGAAATGCAGAATATGGTGAAGGAAATGATCCTTGGAATCTAGGAAAAATTGCGATGAAGTGGGGAGCTACTTGGGATTTCGCGGGAACAAATGAAAATGCAGAGTTTAATTGGGATTTTAGACCATATCCTGCTGTAAATGCTCAGCGTACGCCACTTGTAACAGATTACATTGCCATTTCAAGTACTTCTGATAAGAAGGAAGCGGCTTTTGAATTTTTGAAATGGATGACGTTTTCTAAGGAAGGCTGGCTTACTAGAATTGATATTGAAGATCCAATCGGATCTGTTCCCTTAATTAATGATGAAGAGGTTTGGTCAGCGTATTTAGCTAATGAGCATGTTCCATCTGGAGTAAGAGATGTGATCCCGATGATTGGGGAAGGATTTATTGATCCTATGAAATGGGCGCCAGGATATATGGCAGGAATGAATGCTAGTCTTTGGACAGAAGAGGGCGGTAAGCTAATCACTGGGGAAGTCCGTCCAGAGGATATTGGACCTGTTTGGGAGGAACGTGCTAACCGAGCAGCTGAAGAAGCGATGAGGGCCATTCAATAGGTAAAGAACGAGTTTAAAAAGTGATGAATGCCATTCCAATAGTTAAAAACGAGTTTAAGATGAAGAAATGAATGAATCCTAGGATGCAAGGAGAAATGACTTATGAGAAGAAAAGGATTAGTATTCATAGCCATCTTGCTGTTATTGCAACAAGTGATGTTTATGGGAGTCATGTCTGTCCATGCAGATGATGATGAGGTTAAGGATATACTAGACTCTCTATTTAACAATCAGCAGCAGGATGAAAATGAAGCGGACGACATCATTGACGAAGCTCCAGAGGAAGCTAATCCCATTCAAAGTCTAATTGGAGACTACTATGCTGATTTGTTGCGTAGTTGGAATGATGCTGGAATAGTAGCCTCTCAAGGCTTTTCTCAAGTTATTTCTCCTGCAGAATTTATTGGGGAGGAGCTTAATCTCCTTCCTCGAAGTGAAGCAGAGGGATACTCTGATGCTGTGCTCCTATCGGATGCTACTACTGAGGAAATTGAAATCGAAGTGGATATCCCTGAGGAGGGCTTGTATCAGATTAAAGTTGATTATCTTCCACAGGATGGGAAAATTATTCCGCCAGAACGTGGTCTGATAATTAATGATGAATTTCAATATTTTGAGTCGAGGAGAATGGTTTTTCCAAGTGCTTGGGAAAATGAGTTTGTCCCGTTTGAAAAGGATGGTCTTGGAAACGATATTCCCTCTAATCAAGTTGAAAGAAAGCAGTGGCAAAGCACATATCTGATGGATGCTAGCTACTTATTCGATTCTCCCCTTTTGTTTCATTTGGAGGAAGGAGCCAACAGTATTAAGCTGGTTCATTTAAGAGAGTCTATGCTTCTGGGGAATATAACGATAGAGTCACCTACTTCTCTACCAGAGTATGCTGAATATCGTGAACAACAGCAGGCTGGTCGTGTAGAGCAGAGCATGGTTGAGCTTCAAGCTCAATTTCCTGATTTTAAATCTGATCCATCTGTTCAGGCGCTGCCAAGTGGAGATC
It contains:
- a CDS encoding ABC transporter substrate-binding protein, whose product is MRKWMTFTSILLLAVIVAIAGCSSNEAGQDQNDQTENNSPENGTGNESNDQVTITLASWAGEVEQKRIEAFEEQFPHIKVEVDESITWPWDESLAAAAAAGTLPDVIWLSNAPPAYQHDWAADLTPFLDADPDYNPELIYGNLAESTNYNGKQIALPHGLYVHGVLINLDLFERENQTVPESDWTLSQARELARNMTRANEGQFGLGGTLGIRDTLIPQFDASQGWATFDGESFNFNSQAFVDAVNTVSDIVRSERVDVNSLSDDERNAEYGEGNDPWNLGKIAMKWGATWDFAGTNENAEFNWDFRPYPAVNAQRTPLVTDYIAISSTSDKKEAAFEFLKWMTFSKEGWLTRIDIEDPIGSVPLINDEEVWSAYLANEHVPSGVRDVIPMIGEGFIDPMKWAPGYMAGMNASLWTEEGGKLITGEVRPEDIGPVWEERANRAAEEAMRAIQ